One Mycolicibacterium goodii genomic region harbors:
- a CDS encoding GAF domain-containing sensor histidine kinase → MSTGKRTMKPVRDLVDADRELALLRELIQAASSGPGVEPLAAAAARMITAATGTDVCFVHVLDDSDRSLTLAGATPPFDSEVGKIRLPIGLGISGWVADHREPVVISRNKEADPRYMPFESLRGRDFTSMVSVPMETEPGGLVGVLNVHTVRRREFTSRDVELLVVIGRLIAGALHQARLHRQLVARERAHENFVEQVIEAQELERRRLAADIHDGISQRLVTLSYRLDAAARSADDPQVVAEQLGKARELADLTLQEARAAISGLRPPVLDDLGLSGGLASLARSIPQVELEVDLAETRVPDHIELALYRIAQECLQNVVKHARATRARLTFAVDAGDNGRVARLEIVDDGIGFDTLEHPLGSDEMSGYGLLSMAERAEIVGGRLNIRSRPGAGTAVTATIPLPAATHTDEPNPTKVS, encoded by the coding sequence ATGAGCACGGGCAAGCGCACGATGAAGCCGGTTCGCGATCTCGTCGACGCCGACCGCGAACTGGCGCTGCTGCGTGAGCTCATCCAGGCCGCGTCGAGCGGCCCAGGCGTGGAACCGCTGGCAGCGGCCGCGGCACGGATGATCACCGCGGCGACCGGCACCGACGTGTGCTTCGTGCACGTGCTCGACGATTCCGACCGCTCCCTGACGTTGGCGGGCGCCACGCCGCCGTTCGACAGTGAGGTCGGCAAGATCCGGCTGCCCATCGGGCTGGGGATCTCGGGATGGGTTGCCGATCACCGCGAGCCCGTGGTGATAAGCCGCAACAAGGAGGCCGATCCGCGCTACATGCCGTTCGAGTCGTTGCGCGGCCGCGATTTCACGTCGATGGTGTCGGTGCCGATGGAGACCGAGCCCGGCGGGCTGGTGGGTGTGCTGAACGTGCACACCGTGCGCAGGCGCGAGTTCACATCGCGCGATGTGGAGTTGCTCGTGGTGATCGGCCGGCTGATCGCGGGCGCGTTGCACCAGGCCCGGCTGCACCGCCAGCTCGTGGCCCGCGAGCGCGCGCACGAGAACTTCGTCGAGCAGGTCATCGAGGCTCAGGAGCTCGAGCGGCGCAGGCTCGCGGCCGATATCCACGACGGCATATCGCAGCGGCTCGTGACGTTGTCGTACCGCCTCGACGCCGCGGCACGCTCGGCCGACGACCCGCAGGTGGTCGCCGAGCAACTGGGCAAGGCCCGCGAGCTGGCGGACCTGACGCTACAGGAGGCCCGCGCCGCGATCAGCGGGCTGCGGCCCCCGGTGCTCGACGACCTCGGCCTGTCGGGCGGGCTCGCGAGCCTGGCCCGCTCGATACCGCAAGTCGAGCTCGAGGTCGACCTCGCCGAGACCCGGGTACCCGATCACATCGAGCTGGCCCTCTACCGCATCGCGCAGGAATGCCTGCAGAACGTCGTCAAGCATGCCCGTGCCACCCGCGCGCGCCTCACCTTCGCGGTCGACGCGGGCGACAACGGCAGGGTCGCACGGCTCGAGATCGTCGACGACGGAATAGGTTTCGACACGCTCGAGCATCCACTGGGCAGCGACGAGATGAGCGGTTACGGGTTGCTGTCGATGGCCGAACGGGCCGAGATCGTCGGCGGCAGGCTCAACATCCGGTCACGGCCCGGCGCGGGTACGGCGGTCACCGCGACGATCCCGTTGCCCGCCGCCACGCATACCGATGAACCGAATCCGACGAAAGTGTCGTGA
- a CDS encoding adenylate kinase — MRVVLLGPPGAGKGTQAEKLSEKLGIPQISTGDLFRKNIGDGTPLGLEAKRYLDAGDLVPAELTNRLVEDRIDQPDAAAGFILDGYPRSVEQAGALKDMLAARNTKLDAVLEFQVSEDELLTRLKGRGRADDTDEVIRNRMKVYREETEPLLEYYRDDLKTVNAVGALDEVFARALSALGQ, encoded by the coding sequence GTGAGAGTCGTTCTACTCGGACCGCCCGGGGCGGGCAAGGGTACGCAAGCGGAGAAGCTGTCCGAGAAGCTCGGCATCCCGCAGATCTCCACCGGGGACCTCTTCCGTAAGAACATCGGTGATGGCACGCCGCTGGGCCTGGAGGCCAAGCGCTACCTCGACGCCGGTGACCTCGTCCCGGCCGAACTGACGAACCGTCTGGTCGAGGACCGTATCGACCAGCCCGACGCCGCCGCGGGATTCATCCTCGACGGCTACCCCCGCTCGGTCGAGCAGGCCGGTGCGCTCAAGGACATGCTGGCCGCCCGGAACACCAAGCTCGACGCGGTGCTGGAGTTCCAGGTGTCCGAGGACGAACTGCTGACGCGCCTCAAGGGGCGCGGTCGCGCCGATGACACCGACGAGGTGATCCGCAACCGGATGAAGGTCTACCGCGAGGAGACCGAGCCGCTGCTGGAGTACTACCGCGACGACCTCAAGACCGTGAACGCGGTGGGCGCCCTCGACGAGGTGTTCGCACGCGCGTTGAGCGCGCTCGGTCAGTGA
- a CDS encoding SRPBCC family protein, with protein sequence MSLPALEDITAHRGTTAPIDGLIRIETSPKEAATPIIMEMMRSVYPHEQVFGEYCTVNDYIACPPDELFDYLADTRSLEEWTYSLRGFSTTEEPGLWVARDRLGEGGGGPGSAIYTRTVANRDAKTVDYHCAWDQGKHLWMIYLMRIVDAQVVFDKPGSVVLWTNCHHPFYDKNPYPETAPPGRPVWVGDFWDMFGPGHLLELKNLKAIAEYRHRNGLPLTPAWMK encoded by the coding sequence ATGTCACTGCCCGCGCTTGAAGACATCACCGCCCATCGGGGCACCACCGCACCCATCGACGGGCTCATCCGGATCGAGACCTCACCCAAGGAGGCCGCGACCCCGATCATCATGGAGATGATGCGGTCGGTGTACCCGCACGAGCAGGTGTTCGGCGAATACTGCACGGTCAACGACTACATCGCGTGCCCACCCGACGAACTGTTCGACTATCTCGCCGACACCCGCAGCCTCGAGGAATGGACATACAGCCTGCGGGGATTCAGCACCACCGAGGAGCCCGGTCTCTGGGTGGCCCGCGACCGCCTCGGCGAGGGTGGCGGTGGACCCGGCAGCGCGATCTACACCCGCACCGTCGCCAACCGCGACGCGAAGACCGTCGACTACCACTGCGCCTGGGATCAGGGAAAGCACCTGTGGATGATCTACCTGATGCGCATCGTCGACGCCCAGGTGGTGTTCGACAAGCCGGGATCGGTTGTGCTGTGGACGAATTGCCACCACCCCTTCTACGACAAGAACCCGTATCCCGAGACCGCACCGCCCGGGCGGCCGGTCTGGGTCGGTGACTTCTGGGACATGTTCGGCCCCGGTCACCTGCTGGAACTGAAGAACCTCAAGGCGATCGCCGAGTACCGCCACCGCAACGGACTGCCGCTCACCCCGGCCTGGATGAAATGA
- a CDS encoding anti-sigma factor family protein, protein MTQSEPHRIGPVNPDRYSTWDAAYVLGSLTSDERHEYEAHLSTCAQCRADVAELSGMPALLAMIDIDDVRAIDGEKPDPPLRQEVLDSVMTKVDARRRRNRWMTSSVAALAAVLLAIGIVVVVRPEVFGLQRGTEQQTAQMLEMSKVSQTPINASIALTSYTWGTRIDMACSYGDWGSKGAQPQDLGMVVVGRDGSREQVATWLGLSGATALPSGNTQKPMDDIAAIQMVSVADGKVLLEKKL, encoded by the coding sequence ATGACTCAATCCGAACCCCATCGCATCGGGCCAGTCAACCCCGACCGATACTCGACGTGGGACGCGGCATATGTGCTCGGCTCCTTGACGAGCGACGAGCGCCACGAATACGAGGCGCACCTGTCCACGTGTGCGCAGTGCCGCGCAGATGTCGCCGAACTCAGCGGCATGCCCGCGCTGCTGGCGATGATCGACATCGACGACGTGCGCGCCATCGACGGTGAGAAACCGGACCCACCGCTGCGCCAGGAGGTGCTGGACTCCGTCATGACCAAGGTCGACGCCCGCAGGCGCCGTAACCGGTGGATGACGTCGTCGGTGGCCGCCCTCGCCGCCGTGCTGCTGGCGATCGGCATCGTCGTGGTGGTCCGTCCCGAGGTCTTCGGCCTGCAGCGGGGAACCGAGCAGCAGACCGCGCAGATGCTGGAGATGTCGAAGGTTTCGCAAACCCCGATCAACGCCAGCATCGCGCTCACGAGCTACACCTGGGGTACCCGTATCGACATGGCGTGCTCGTACGGCGACTGGGGCAGCAAGGGCGCTCAGCCGCAGGATCTGGGCATGGTGGTCGTCGGCCGCGACGGCAGCCGTGAACAGGTGGCCACCTGGTTGGGGCTGTCCGGCGCGACCGCGCTACCCAGCGGCAACACGCAGAAACCGATGGACGACATCGCCGCGATCCAGATGGTGTCCGTCGCCGACGGGAAAGTGCTGCTGGAAAAGAAGCTCTGA
- a CDS encoding response regulator, with translation MAPSSPVRLVLVDDHEMVIEGLKAMLAAFSDRVQVVGQAVGAEKAVSVVEELDPDIVLCDVRMQGVSGLDLCQTLLERNPGRKVVMLSVYDDEQYLFQALRVGAAGYLLKSINSDDLVHQLEFAHSGETAIDPVMAARAAGTAARLQRDEFWPGARQGLTQRESEILSFVVAGLSNRGIANKLVIGEETVKTHLRSIYRKLGVGDRAGAVATALREGIYQ, from the coding sequence ATGGCGCCCTCCAGCCCAGTGCGCCTTGTACTGGTCGATGACCACGAGATGGTCATCGAGGGTCTCAAGGCCATGCTCGCCGCGTTCTCCGACCGCGTGCAGGTGGTCGGGCAGGCCGTCGGCGCCGAAAAGGCCGTCAGTGTGGTCGAGGAACTCGATCCCGACATCGTGCTGTGCGATGTGCGGATGCAGGGTGTCAGCGGCCTCGATCTGTGCCAGACGCTGCTCGAGCGCAACCCCGGACGCAAGGTGGTGATGCTGTCGGTCTACGACGACGAGCAGTATCTGTTCCAGGCCCTGCGGGTCGGCGCTGCGGGGTACCTGCTCAAGAGCATCAACAGCGACGATCTGGTGCACCAGTTGGAGTTCGCGCACAGCGGTGAGACGGCCATCGACCCGGTCATGGCGGCCAGGGCGGCGGGGACCGCGGCCCGCCTGCAGCGCGATGAATTCTGGCCGGGTGCGCGTCAGGGCCTGACGCAGCGTGAGAGCGAGATCCTGTCGTTCGTGGTGGCGGGTCTGTCCAACCGTGGCATCGCCAACAAACTGGTGATCGGCGAGGAGACCGTGAAGACGCACCTGCGCTCCATCTACCGCAAGCTGGGTGTCGGTGACCGTGCGGGCGCGGTCGCGACGGCGCTGCGTGAAGGCATCTATCAGTGA
- the map gene encoding type I methionyl aminopeptidase — MINLRGRRKPKVVAQRTAAELDAMAVAGALVAKALRAVKAAAAPGVSTLELDRIAEAVIRDGGGTPSFLGYHGFPASICASVNDRVVHGIPSADEVLAAGDLVSIDCGAIVDGWHGDSAVTFGVGPLIPADEALSAATKSAMEAGIAAMVPGNRLTDVSHAIEVETHAAEARDDRKYGIVANYGGHGIGRQMHMDPFLPNEGAPGRGPYLAPGSVLAIEPMLTLGTTKTAVLEDEWTVVTADGTRAAHWEHTVAVTEDGPRILTQ; from the coding sequence GTGATCAACCTGCGCGGGAGGCGCAAGCCCAAGGTCGTCGCGCAACGCACCGCCGCGGAGTTGGACGCCATGGCGGTGGCCGGCGCGCTCGTCGCCAAGGCCCTGCGCGCCGTCAAGGCCGCGGCCGCTCCCGGCGTGTCCACCCTGGAGCTCGACCGCATCGCCGAGGCCGTCATCCGCGATGGCGGCGGCACACCGTCGTTCCTCGGTTACCACGGCTTCCCGGCCAGCATCTGCGCGTCGGTGAACGACCGTGTGGTGCACGGTATCCCGTCGGCCGACGAGGTGCTGGCCGCTGGTGACCTGGTCTCCATCGACTGCGGCGCGATCGTCGACGGCTGGCACGGCGACTCCGCGGTGACGTTCGGCGTCGGGCCGCTGATCCCGGCCGACGAGGCCCTGTCGGCCGCGACGAAATCTGCCATGGAGGCCGGCATCGCCGCGATGGTGCCCGGCAACCGGCTCACCGACGTGTCGCACGCCATCGAGGTCGAGACCCACGCCGCCGAGGCCCGCGACGACCGCAAGTACGGGATCGTCGCCAACTACGGCGGACACGGCATCGGACGCCAGATGCACATGGACCCGTTCCTGCCCAACGAGGGCGCCCCGGGGCGCGGACCGTACCTGGCTCCCGGTTCGGTGCTGGCCATCGAACCGATGCTGACCCTCGGCACCACCAAGACCGCGGTGCTGGAAGACGAATGGACCGTCGTCACCGCCGACGGCACCCGGGCCGCCCACTGGGAACACACCGTCGCCGTCACCGAGGACGGCCCGCGCATCCTCACCCAGTAA
- a CDS encoding MarR family winged helix-turn-helix transcriptional regulator produces the protein MPLSPDNADHTDPIALARANWEAAGWGDVADGMVAVTSVMRAHQILLARVENALRPYDLSFSRFELLRLLAFSRSGALPITKASDRLQVHVTSVTHAIRRLEAAGLVERLPHPTDGRTTLVRITDLGRSTVEDATVTLNKQVFADVGMSGEESRALASSIETLRRNSGDF, from the coding sequence GTGCCCTTGTCACCGGACAACGCCGACCACACCGACCCCATCGCCCTGGCGCGCGCCAACTGGGAGGCGGCCGGGTGGGGTGACGTCGCCGACGGCATGGTCGCGGTCACCTCGGTCATGCGGGCGCACCAGATCCTGCTGGCCCGGGTCGAGAACGCTCTGCGGCCCTACGACCTGAGCTTCTCCCGATTCGAACTGCTACGCCTGCTGGCCTTCAGCCGGTCCGGGGCCCTGCCTATCACCAAGGCCTCGGACCGGCTGCAGGTGCACGTCACCAGCGTCACGCATGCCATCCGGCGGTTGGAGGCCGCGGGCCTGGTGGAACGACTCCCGCATCCCACCGACGGCCGCACGACGCTGGTGCGGATCACCGATTTGGGGCGTTCCACCGTCGAGGACGCGACGGTCACGCTGAACAAGCAGGTGTTCGCCGATGTCGGGATGTCCGGTGAGGAGTCCCGTGCGCTCGCGTCGTCCATCGAAACCTTGCGCCGCAACTCCGGCGACTTCTGA
- a CDS encoding sigma-70 family RNA polymerase sigma factor, giving the protein MEDPEAAMMRALYDEHATALWRYALRLTGDRARAEDIVQETLLRAWRHQPDLRTGGGADGIAGPDRSPRAWLFTVARNMIIDERRSARFRNETDVPDPEQVADHATGDQVDTALDRLLLSTALSQLSEDHRAVIRRAYYQGLTTGQIAAELQIPEGTVKSRLHYAVRALKLNLQEMGVTR; this is encoded by the coding sequence ATGGAGGATCCGGAGGCCGCCATGATGCGGGCACTCTACGACGAGCACGCAACCGCACTGTGGCGGTACGCGCTACGTCTGACCGGTGACCGAGCGCGGGCCGAGGACATCGTGCAGGAAACCCTGCTGCGCGCCTGGCGCCACCAGCCCGACCTCCGCACCGGTGGCGGAGCCGACGGTATCGCCGGTCCCGACCGCTCGCCGCGGGCCTGGCTTTTCACCGTGGCACGCAACATGATTATCGATGAGCGACGAAGCGCCCGGTTTCGCAACGAGACCGACGTCCCCGACCCAGAACAGGTGGCCGATCACGCCACCGGAGACCAGGTGGATACCGCGTTGGACCGGCTTTTGTTGAGCACCGCCCTCAGCCAACTCTCCGAGGACCATCGGGCGGTGATCCGACGCGCCTACTACCAGGGACTGACGACCGGGCAGATAGCCGCCGAGCTGCAGATACCCGAGGGCACCGTGAAATCGCGACTGCACTACGCGGTCCGCGCGCTGAAACTGAACCTGCAGGAGATGGGGGTGACACGATGA
- a CDS encoding 3-oxoacyl-ACP synthase III family protein has protein sequence MNHETTPVSLVDVSTYLPGEPIGADYYAQFAESDDLRDNLMFRAPRFRHHVAPDETAIDMIERAAAGLIERHGADTVLGADVLITHTQMPDMPFYGGGGGMAHRLGMKPNWVIDLHNGGCAAFVLGLKLARNLLKSGEGHTALIAVAQNAAGQIFDQETIRRKAQASVPGDGAAVGLVTVSDTSPILDVECRTYGEYAGDMTIASDPPRKWWQPGPGEGYIGFTESKITKVLARGNRQVPEVSYAVCDRIGIRPRDVDLFVTNQPNRVFLRNWREALELPADRHVDTFDSCGNLFGAGIPVNLDRAITDGRVQAGDTVLMAAFAHAGDFAGAAAVRWGGRG, from the coding sequence ATGAACCACGAGACCACCCCGGTCAGCCTCGTCGACGTGTCGACCTACCTGCCGGGTGAACCGATCGGCGCCGACTACTACGCCCAGTTCGCCGAGTCCGACGACCTGCGGGACAACCTGATGTTCCGCGCGCCGCGGTTCCGCCACCACGTGGCTCCCGACGAGACCGCGATCGACATGATCGAGCGTGCGGCGGCCGGGCTGATCGAACGACACGGCGCGGACACGGTTCTCGGCGCCGACGTGCTCATCACGCACACGCAGATGCCGGACATGCCGTTCTACGGCGGCGGTGGCGGCATGGCGCACCGCCTCGGCATGAAACCGAACTGGGTCATCGACCTGCACAACGGCGGCTGTGCGGCGTTCGTCCTCGGCCTGAAACTGGCACGCAACCTGCTCAAGTCGGGCGAGGGACACACCGCGCTGATCGCGGTGGCGCAGAACGCCGCAGGCCAGATCTTCGACCAGGAGACCATCCGCCGCAAGGCGCAGGCGTCGGTGCCCGGTGACGGCGCCGCCGTCGGCCTCGTGACGGTGTCGGACACCTCTCCGATCCTCGACGTGGAATGCCGCACGTACGGCGAGTACGCCGGTGACATGACCATCGCCTCCGACCCGCCCCGCAAGTGGTGGCAGCCGGGGCCCGGGGAGGGCTACATCGGCTTCACCGAGAGCAAGATCACCAAGGTGCTGGCCCGCGGCAACCGGCAGGTGCCGGAGGTGTCCTATGCGGTGTGCGACCGGATCGGCATCCGTCCCAGGGACGTCGACCTGTTCGTCACCAACCAGCCCAACCGGGTGTTCCTGCGCAACTGGCGGGAGGCACTGGAGTTGCCCGCCGATCGGCACGTCGACACGTTCGACAGCTGCGGCAACCTCTTCGGTGCCGGTATCCCGGTGAATCTCGACCGGGCGATCACCGACGGCCGGGTGCAAGCCGGTGACACGGTGCTGATGGCGGCGTTCGCCCACGCAGGTGACTTCGCCGGCGCGGCAGCCGTCCGCTGGGGAGGCCGGGGCTGA
- a CDS encoding thiamine pyrophosphate-binding protein, which yields MANGHRVVDHIVGWLAQSGIGHIFGVDGANIEDLYDAAFFRDDITAVLAKHEFSAAAMADGYSRSGAGIGVVAATSGGGCLNTVPGLGESLASRVPVLALIGQPPTTLDGRGSFQDTSGDNGALDALSLFSAVSVYCRRVISPDAIHTVLPEALAAARTGGPAVLLLPKDVQQAEIGDRPHVNGRATGMRLGTEIPDLNMMVRALRRADGPITIFAGEQVARDDARVELERLRATLRARIATVPDAKDVGGTPGFGSSSALGVSGVMGHPGVVTAAAGSGACLLVGTRMSVTARAGLDGVLGSVPTYSIGAQQPYVPATHVHTDDLRGALTMLAEALTGNGRPHQIRVPDTVPRTELATPHHDGPGIRYRDAMRVLDRALPDGTDIVVDAGNIGASAIHHLPVRRDGRFLVALGMGGMGYSFGAGIGMTFHRREHPGRYGRRTVVIAGDGSFFMHGMEIHTAVQYRLPITFLLFDNHAHAMCVTREQLFYEDRYSYNRFGPSRLGAGLAAMLPGLTALDVDDVDGFSAALDAALGADGPSVISVECSPDEIPPFAAFLANSSALTQENDSHVTARA from the coding sequence ATGGCCAATGGGCACAGAGTGGTAGACCACATCGTCGGCTGGCTCGCACAGAGTGGGATCGGCCACATCTTCGGGGTCGACGGGGCCAACATCGAAGACCTCTACGATGCTGCGTTTTTTCGTGACGACATCACCGCGGTGCTTGCCAAACACGAATTTTCCGCCGCCGCAATGGCAGACGGTTACAGCCGCAGCGGTGCCGGGATCGGCGTGGTGGCCGCGACCTCCGGTGGTGGCTGCCTCAACACGGTGCCGGGGCTCGGCGAGTCGCTCGCCAGCCGGGTCCCGGTGCTCGCCCTGATCGGGCAACCACCGACGACGCTCGACGGCCGCGGCTCTTTCCAGGACACCAGCGGGGACAACGGTGCGCTCGACGCGCTCTCCCTGTTCTCGGCCGTGTCCGTGTACTGCCGACGGGTGATATCGCCCGACGCGATCCACACCGTGCTCCCGGAGGCGCTGGCCGCTGCACGAACCGGCGGTCCCGCAGTGTTGTTGCTGCCCAAGGACGTTCAACAGGCCGAGATCGGTGATCGGCCACATGTCAACGGCAGGGCCACCGGTATGCGGCTCGGTACCGAGATTCCGGACCTGAACATGATGGTGCGGGCACTGCGGCGCGCCGACGGGCCCATCACGATCTTCGCGGGTGAGCAGGTCGCCAGGGACGACGCCCGCGTCGAACTCGAACGGTTGCGCGCGACCCTGCGCGCCCGGATCGCCACCGTGCCGGACGCGAAAGATGTCGGTGGCACACCGGGTTTCGGGTCGTCGTCGGCACTGGGGGTCTCCGGCGTGATGGGTCATCCCGGTGTCGTCACCGCGGCCGCGGGCAGCGGGGCGTGCCTGCTGGTGGGCACACGCATGAGCGTGACCGCACGCGCCGGGCTCGACGGCGTGCTGGGCTCGGTGCCGACGTACTCCATCGGAGCGCAGCAGCCGTACGTGCCCGCGACGCATGTCCACACCGATGATCTGCGTGGTGCGTTGACGATGCTGGCCGAGGCGCTGACCGGCAACGGCAGACCGCATCAGATCCGTGTTCCCGATACCGTACCGCGCACCGAATTGGCGACACCGCACCACGACGGGCCGGGCATCCGGTACCGCGACGCCATGCGCGTGCTCGACCGGGCGTTGCCCGACGGCACCGACATCGTCGTCGACGCGGGCAACATCGGGGCGTCAGCCATCCATCACCTGCCGGTCCGCCGCGACGGGCGGTTCCTGGTGGCGCTCGGCATGGGCGGGATGGGTTACAGCTTCGGCGCAGGCATCGGGATGACGTTTCACCGTCGCGAGCACCCCGGCCGGTACGGGCGGCGTACCGTGGTGATCGCCGGTGACGGCTCGTTCTTCATGCACGGCATGGAGATTCACACCGCGGTGCAGTACCGGCTACCCATCACGTTCCTGCTGTTCGACAACCACGCACACGCCATGTGTGTGACCCGCGAGCAGCTCTTCTACGAGGACCGCTACAGCTACAACCGGTTCGGACCGAGCCGTCTGGGCGCGGGACTCGCCGCGATGCTGCCCGGGTTGACCGCACTCGACGTCGATGACGTCGACGGTTTCTCGGCGGCCCTGGACGCGGCGCTGGGCGCCGACGGTCCCTCGGTCATCAGCGTCGAATGCTCACCAGACGAAATCCCGCCGTTCGCAGCCTTTCTCGCCAACTCATCCGCACTCACCCAGGAGAACGATTCCCATGTCACTGCCCGCGCTTGA
- a CDS encoding pyridoxal phosphate-dependent aminotransferase has translation MAAPRGALVDAVDALPPAVNPLALSLNEFPYPPLPAVKAALSTAADVANRYPEFLPERLRSLIAGRVGVDEEQVIIGVGATGVIMQVLHAVTSPGDTMVMSAPTFDGYPIFAQMARLRSVTVDLDVYGHHNLHAMADAARQARVVVVCRPHNPTGTIEPAEDIERFLERVPADTVVLLDEAYAEFLGPANRIDGPRLVERFRNVVVVRTFSKAYGLAGLRIGYGFCAPQLARQLWTMQLPFGIGLPALVAVAACYDAEGQLRQRIRMVSAERRFLQLRLRSMGVYSTDGQANFVYLPAAGVPWHEVFDDSGLKVRHYADGGVRITVGTRESTRAVLRATRLALR, from the coding sequence ATGGCCGCCCCGCGCGGCGCGCTGGTCGACGCGGTCGATGCGCTTCCGCCGGCGGTCAACCCGCTGGCTTTGTCGCTCAACGAGTTTCCGTATCCGCCGTTACCCGCGGTGAAGGCCGCGCTGAGCACCGCGGCGGACGTCGCCAATCGGTATCCCGAGTTCCTGCCCGAGCGGTTGCGGTCCCTGATCGCCGGGCGGGTCGGGGTCGACGAGGAACAGGTGATCATCGGCGTCGGCGCGACGGGCGTCATCATGCAGGTGCTGCACGCGGTCACCAGCCCGGGCGACACCATGGTGATGTCGGCACCCACCTTCGACGGCTACCCGATCTTCGCGCAGATGGCCCGGCTGCGGTCGGTGACGGTCGATCTCGATGTGTACGGCCACCACAACCTCCACGCGATGGCCGACGCGGCGCGGCAGGCCCGCGTCGTGGTGGTGTGCCGCCCGCACAACCCGACCGGCACGATCGAGCCGGCCGAGGACATCGAGCGCTTCCTGGAACGCGTGCCCGCCGACACCGTGGTGCTGCTCGACGAGGCGTACGCCGAGTTCCTCGGCCCCGCCAACCGGATCGACGGTCCGCGGCTGGTCGAACGTTTCCGCAACGTCGTGGTGGTGCGCACGTTCTCGAAGGCGTACGGGTTGGCCGGACTGCGCATCGGATACGGCTTCTGCGCACCGCAACTCGCGCGTCAGCTGTGGACCATGCAGTTGCCGTTCGGGATCGGACTACCCGCGCTCGTCGCGGTCGCGGCGTGCTACGACGCCGAAGGCCAATTGCGGCAACGCATCCGGATGGTCTCGGCCGAGCGTCGGTTCCTGCAGCTGCGGCTGCGCTCGATGGGCGTCTACAGCACCGATGGGCAGGCCAACTTCGTGTACCTGCCCGCCGCGGGTGTGCCGTGGCACGAGGTGTTCGACGATTCCGGGTTGAAGGTGCGGCACTACGCCGACGGCGGTGTCCGGATCACCGTCGGCACCAGGGAGTCCACGCGTGCGGTGCTGCGCGCAACGCGCCTGGCTTTGCGGTGA